A genome region from Bosea sp. BIWAKO-01 includes the following:
- a CDS encoding sensor histidine kinase encodes MRSLLAASDDCIKVIDLEGKLSFMSEGGQRVMEVSDFNAIKGCPWPDFWADQGNADAKFAIEEARAGRSFRFQGAANTAAGNPRFWDVQVGPIIGPDGKPEAILAVSRDITVIKEAEQRQRLLALELKHRMKNTVAMIQAIANQTIRGGPEVDAIKEAFVARLTTMASAQDILTQSVWAKASLAYLIKESLKGHGDLTRFRIEGPTVELSSKTALAMALALHELATNATKYGALSEDKGRIDVSWSVVGGEFNFEWRESGGPPVEPPTRRGFGSRMIERALAGYFSGTAGINYEPSGVFFALRGPIEALTAD; translated from the coding sequence ATGCGAAGCCTGTTGGCGGCATCCGACGATTGCATCAAGGTCATCGACCTCGAAGGCAAGCTGTCGTTCATGAGCGAGGGTGGCCAGCGCGTCATGGAAGTCAGCGACTTCAACGCCATCAAGGGCTGCCCGTGGCCGGACTTCTGGGCCGACCAGGGCAACGCCGACGCCAAGTTCGCGATCGAGGAAGCGCGCGCAGGACGCAGTTTTCGGTTTCAGGGGGCCGCCAACACAGCCGCCGGCAACCCCCGCTTTTGGGACGTCCAGGTTGGGCCGATCATCGGCCCGGACGGCAAGCCGGAAGCCATCCTGGCGGTGTCTCGGGACATCACGGTGATCAAGGAAGCTGAGCAGCGGCAACGCCTGCTCGCTCTTGAACTGAAACACAGGATGAAGAACACGGTCGCCATGATCCAGGCGATCGCCAATCAGACGATCCGCGGCGGTCCCGAGGTAGACGCCATAAAGGAGGCGTTTGTCGCCCGCCTCACTACGATGGCCTCCGCGCAGGACATCCTAACGCAGTCCGTGTGGGCCAAGGCGAGCCTGGCCTACCTCATCAAGGAATCGTTGAAGGGGCACGGTGACCTGACCCGTTTCCGGATCGAGGGGCCCACGGTCGAGCTCTCGTCGAAAACGGCTCTGGCGATGGCGCTCGCGCTCCATGAGCTGGCGACCAACGCCACGAAATATGGCGCCCTCAGCGAGGACAAGGGACGTATCGACGTGAGTTGGTCGGTCGTGGGAGGGGAGTTCAATTTCGAGTGGCGGGAGAGCGGCGGCCCACCCGTCGAGCCGCCCACCCGGCGTGGCTTTGGATCGCGCATGATCGAGCGCGCCTTGGCGGGATACTTCAGCGGTACGGCGGGGATAAACTATGAGCCATCCGGGGTCTTCTTCGCGCTTCGCGGACCTATAGAGGCGCTGACCGCGGACTGA
- a CDS encoding PHB depolymerase family esterase, which translates to MAKRSITAKAVPPIRPASGTFISDRFRGSGGALSYRLYTPIGSPRRRLPLLVMLHGCTQSASDFASGTGMNEVADELGFLVLYPEQSASANMARCWNWHRPANQRRGSGEPATIAALTRHVLRFCKGNPARVYIAGISAGGAAAAIIAAAYPELYVAVGVHSGLSGGTISSLTEARLAMRRGPGPNPAGALGKFAQPLPTIVFHGDRDSTVHPSNANGFVDRLRQSNRGALAVQTFIGRSPRGRDFTRTTYRQRAGNVLLETWVVHGSGHAWAGGKAFGSYTDATGPDASREMARFFLARKRTI; encoded by the coding sequence ATGGCCAAACGGAGCATCACCGCGAAAGCGGTGCCGCCGATTAGACCCGCATCGGGTACTTTCATCAGCGATCGTTTCAGGGGCTCCGGTGGCGCGTTGAGCTACAGGCTTTACACGCCCATTGGCTCACCCCGCAGGCGCCTGCCCTTGCTTGTTATGCTGCATGGCTGCACTCAATCCGCTTCTGACTTCGCGTCTGGAACAGGCATGAACGAAGTTGCGGACGAACTCGGATTTCTCGTGCTGTATCCCGAGCAATCCGCCTCGGCCAACATGGCACGGTGCTGGAACTGGCATCGGCCCGCCAACCAAAGGCGCGGCTCCGGCGAACCCGCCACCATTGCAGCGCTGACACGACACGTGCTCAGGTTCTGCAAGGGCAATCCTGCGCGCGTTTACATCGCGGGAATTTCTGCGGGGGGCGCGGCGGCTGCCATCATTGCTGCGGCCTATCCTGAACTCTATGTCGCAGTAGGAGTTCATTCGGGTCTCTCGGGCGGAACGATCAGCAGTCTCACAGAAGCCCGTCTGGCAATGCGGCGGGGCCCCGGGCCAAATCCTGCGGGAGCCTTAGGGAAATTTGCCCAACCGCTTCCGACGATCGTTTTCCATGGCGATCGCGACAGCACGGTGCACCCATCGAATGCCAACGGCTTTGTCGATCGACTGCGACAGTCCAACCGAGGTGCGCTCGCGGTCCAGACCTTTATCGGGCGATCTCCCCGTGGGCGTGATTTTACCCGAACAACCTACCGTCAACGTGCCGGCAATGTGCTGCTGGAGACATGGGTGGTACACGGCTCCGGGCACGCGTGGGCCGGTGGCAAAGCCTTCGGGTCGTACACTGACGCTACCGGACCAGACGCATCTCGGGAGATGGCGCGATTTTTCCTGGCGCGGAAGCGAACGATCTAA
- a CDS encoding YihY/virulence factor BrkB family protein, translating into MREGADAATPVEIPAGGWFAIVRRTYEEVGKDRVLAVAAGVTFYGLLALFPAVTAFVSLYGIIADPATVADQLAMAEGLLPTGALEVVRDQITRIATGDETKLGIAFLISLGLSAWSANAGVKALFDALNVAYGEEEKRGFLRLNLTTLGFTLAILLFALLALGAIAAVPMLLDFLYLGAAAEWLLWLGRWPVLILVLMLGLSALYRFGPSRDNAQWKWVSPGAILASVTWLIGSLAFSWYVATFEDYNKTYGTLGAVIALLMWMWLSATIVLIGAELNSEAERQTFRDTTQGPPEPIGFRGADAADNKF; encoded by the coding sequence GTGCGCGAAGGCGCTGATGCCGCGACGCCCGTAGAGATACCTGCCGGGGGCTGGTTCGCGATCGTCCGGCGGACCTATGAGGAGGTCGGAAAGGACCGGGTGCTCGCCGTCGCCGCGGGCGTAACATTCTATGGACTGCTCGCGCTGTTTCCAGCCGTGACAGCATTCGTTTCGCTGTATGGGATCATTGCTGATCCCGCCACCGTGGCGGATCAACTGGCAATGGCGGAAGGCTTGTTGCCAACCGGCGCCCTCGAGGTTGTGCGCGATCAGATTACCCGGATCGCCACAGGCGATGAAACGAAGCTGGGAATAGCATTTCTGATCAGCCTCGGACTGTCGGCATGGAGCGCCAATGCTGGTGTAAAGGCGCTCTTTGATGCGTTGAACGTCGCCTATGGTGAGGAGGAGAAGCGCGGCTTCCTCCGGCTGAACCTGACCACGCTCGGCTTCACTCTTGCGATCCTCCTCTTCGCCTTGTTGGCGCTTGGCGCTATCGCAGCCGTCCCGATGCTGCTTGATTTCCTGTACCTGGGCGCGGCAGCGGAATGGCTTCTCTGGCTCGGGCGCTGGCCAGTGCTGATCCTGGTCCTGATGCTCGGGCTTTCCGCGCTCTATCGGTTTGGGCCCAGCCGCGACAACGCACAGTGGAAATGGGTCAGTCCCGGCGCCATCCTGGCGAGCGTGACTTGGCTCATCGGTTCTCTCGCGTTCTCCTGGTACGTCGCGACGTTCGAGGATTACAATAAGACCTACGGCACGCTTGGCGCGGTCATTGCTCTGTTGATGTGGATGTGGCTGTCCGCGACGATCGTTCTGATCGGAGCTGAACTGAATTCGGAAGCTGAGCGCCAGACCTTTCGAGACACAACGCAGGGGCCTCCGGAACCTATTGGCTTTCGGGGCGCCGACGCGGCGGATAACAAGTTTTGA
- a CDS encoding MucR family transcriptional regulator, whose product MGKEEEGLLELTTIVISAYVAHNDVPRSDLAGLIASTYSALAKLGTKPALMPAPEPLVPAVPIKKSVTPDAIICLEDGKAFKSLRRHLGTAYNLTPEQYRAKWGLPSDYPMVAPTYSEARAALAKASGLGRKTKAAPPPPVAVKRTRAKPGGPRKQPNT is encoded by the coding sequence ATGGGAAAAGAAGAAGAAGGTTTACTCGAGCTCACCACGATTGTTATTTCGGCCTATGTCGCGCACAACGATGTGCCGCGCAGCGATCTCGCGGGCTTGATTGCGAGCACATATTCCGCGCTCGCAAAGCTCGGCACCAAACCCGCACTAATGCCAGCACCAGAGCCGTTAGTCCCGGCTGTTCCGATCAAGAAGTCCGTAACGCCGGACGCGATCATCTGCCTGGAAGACGGGAAAGCGTTCAAATCCCTCAGGCGTCATCTGGGCACAGCCTATAACCTGACGCCGGAGCAATATCGCGCCAAATGGGGCCTGCCGTCGGATTATCCGATGGTTGCACCAACGTATTCCGAGGCTCGGGCCGCTCTTGCAAAGGCATCAGGCCTGGGGCGCAAGACCAAGGCGGCACCACCTCCACCCGTTGCCGTGAAGCGCACCCGGGCAAAGCCCGGCGGTCCTCGCAAGCAACCCAACACCTAG
- a CDS encoding response regulator has translation MLIAEDEPIISMMLEEFLLDAGCEVAATAQTLAAGLALASATELDFAILDMSLGANSSFAIADVLASRGIPFIFASGFGRDSLPEHHRGQMVLNKPFQYPDLVKSLNIALGGRFSLEEFF, from the coding sequence GTGCTCATCGCTGAGGATGAGCCGATCATTTCGATGATGCTCGAGGAGTTCCTTCTTGATGCAGGTTGTGAAGTCGCGGCGACAGCTCAGACTCTCGCGGCCGGGCTTGCTCTCGCCAGTGCAACCGAATTGGACTTTGCCATTCTGGACATGAGCCTCGGCGCGAATTCGTCTTTCGCCATTGCTGATGTACTAGCGAGCCGCGGAATCCCCTTCATCTTCGCGTCGGGGTTTGGGCGCGATTCCCTTCCGGAGCATCACCGGGGGCAAATGGTGCTCAATAAGCCATTTCAATACCCTGATCTCGTCAAGAGCTTGAACATCGCCCTCGGGGGGCGTTTTTCTCTTGAGGAGTTCTTCTAG
- a CDS encoding response regulator — protein MDPVNILLVDDQPAKLLSYEVILGKLGENLIKAKSGREALEHLLKTDVAVILVDVCMPDQDGFELVAMIREHPRYQKTAIIFVSAVMMAEPDRLRGYEVGAVDYVAVPVVPEVLRAKVKVFCELYRKNRELERLNSELERRVAERTAELEASSAELRLLNEHLEHRIEERTREREEALAQLFEAQKLDTIGQLTGGVAHDFNNLLMAALGSLNLLRKHLPREERTDRLLDNAIQASERGAALTQRLLAFARRQELKPQTVDIIHLVNEMENLLQRAVGPGIKLSSSLPENLTKVLADSNQLELALLNLVVNARDAMPSGGAITIHAEDKIISSDHQYQNLKPGAYVCISVSDTGLGMDSATLAKAAEPFFTTKGPGKGTGLGLSMVHGLAAQSGGTLALSSEVNRGTRVDLWLPVSSEEPEVETLFEEAADPERQSEFVSRTILVVDDDALVSMGTAAMLEDLGHTAIEVMSGAKALEVLASNPQIELIITDHAMPGMTGAELARRVRSSQPTFPIILASGYAELPDDEGLANLHRLGKPFAQAQLAAAIEHAMLPPC, from the coding sequence ATGGATCCGGTCAATATCCTGCTCGTTGATGACCAGCCGGCGAAGCTGCTGAGCTACGAAGTCATTCTTGGGAAATTGGGTGAAAATCTCATAAAGGCAAAGTCCGGCCGGGAAGCTCTGGAGCATCTTCTAAAAACGGACGTGGCCGTCATACTGGTTGACGTCTGTATGCCGGATCAGGACGGTTTCGAGCTCGTCGCGATGATCCGCGAACACCCTCGCTACCAAAAGACGGCAATCATTTTTGTCTCTGCCGTCATGATGGCCGAGCCCGATCGCTTGCGCGGTTACGAGGTCGGTGCAGTTGATTACGTTGCGGTTCCGGTGGTTCCCGAGGTCCTTCGAGCAAAGGTCAAGGTCTTCTGTGAGCTCTACCGCAAGAACCGGGAGCTTGAACGTCTCAATTCTGAACTCGAACGCCGCGTCGCTGAGCGGACGGCCGAACTTGAGGCATCATCTGCCGAGCTTCGTCTGCTCAATGAACACCTTGAGCACCGCATCGAAGAGCGCACACGCGAACGCGAAGAAGCGCTAGCGCAGCTATTCGAGGCCCAGAAGCTCGATACGATCGGGCAGCTCACGGGCGGTGTCGCCCATGATTTCAACAACCTCCTGATGGCTGCTCTTGGAAGTTTGAATCTGCTCAGGAAGCATCTGCCGAGAGAGGAGCGAACCGACAGGTTGCTTGATAATGCGATACAGGCTTCCGAACGCGGCGCGGCACTAACCCAGCGACTTCTCGCGTTTGCGCGCAGGCAAGAACTGAAACCCCAAACCGTTGATATTATTCATCTCGTCAACGAAATGGAGAATCTTCTCCAGCGCGCGGTCGGCCCGGGCATCAAGTTATCCAGTAGCCTTCCGGAAAACCTCACAAAAGTACTGGCTGATTCAAATCAACTTGAGCTTGCGTTGTTGAACTTGGTTGTAAATGCACGCGACGCCATGCCATCGGGCGGCGCAATCACGATTCATGCCGAGGATAAGATTATTTCTTCGGACCATCAGTATCAAAACCTAAAGCCCGGCGCGTATGTGTGTATCAGCGTTTCCGATACCGGGCTCGGTATGGACTCGGCTACGCTAGCTAAGGCCGCGGAACCGTTCTTCACGACCAAAGGTCCGGGCAAAGGGACAGGCCTGGGGTTATCAATGGTGCACGGCCTTGCAGCACAGTCGGGTGGTACGCTGGCGCTTTCGAGCGAGGTCAACCGAGGCACGCGCGTCGACCTCTGGCTTCCAGTTTCGTCGGAGGAGCCAGAGGTGGAGACCTTATTCGAGGAGGCGGCAGATCCCGAGCGCCAGTCAGAGTTTGTTTCCCGGACAATTCTCGTCGTGGACGACGATGCGCTCGTTTCGATGGGTACGGCAGCCATGCTGGAGGATCTCGGGCACACGGCAATCGAGGTTATGTCCGGAGCGAAGGCGTTGGAAGTCCTGGCTTCAAATCCACAGATTGAATTGATTATTACCGATCATGCGATGCCTGGCATGACCGGCGCCGAACTAGCGCGCCGGGTCAGGTCGTCCCAGCCCACCTTTCCGATAATCCTAGCATCCGGATATGCCGAATTACCCGATGATGAAGGCCTGGCCAACCTGCATCGGCTGGGGAAACCTTTCGCACAGGCCCAGCTTGCTGCTGCAATCGAGCATGCAATGTTGCCCCCTTGCTGA